CGTGCGCAGGGCATCAAGCCCGGTCCCGACCCCGACGCCGACTCCCCGGAGCAGGTCTTCGAGGTCGCCGACCGGGTGTCCGGCAAGGAGATCTGGGCGACCAAGCGGATCCTGCGCGAGCACCTCGTCGCCGACGCCCGCAAGCGGCTGGCGAAGTCCTGGCGCAAGCGCGGCGCGGCGCCGGCCGAGCTGACCTGGATCGACTCCGCGCTCGACCCGGACGTGCTGACGATCGGGTTCGCGCGCCGTGTCCCGTCGTACAAGCGGCTCACGCTGATGCTGCGCGACCCCGACCGGCTCAAGCGCATCCTGCTGAACCCCGAGCGTCCGGTGCAGCTGGTCATCGCCGGCAAGGCGCACCCGGCCGACGAGGGCGGCAAGAAGCTGATCCAGGAGATCGTCCGGTTCGCCGACGACCCCGAGGTCCGGCACCGCATCGTGTTCCTGCCCAACTACGACATCGCGATGGCGCAGCCGCTCTACCCCGGCTGCGACGTGTGGCTGAACAACCCGCTGCGTCCCTACGAGGCGTGCGGCACCTCGGGCATGAAGGCCGCGCTCAACGGCGGTCTGAACCTCTCCATCCTCGACGGCTGGTGGGACGAGTGGTACGACGGCAACAACGGCTGGGCGATCCCGTCGGCCGACGGCATCGACGACCCGGACCGCCGTGACGACATCGAGGCCACCGCGCTCTACGACCTGATCGAGAACGAGGTCGCGCCGCGCTTCTACGACCACGACGACGAGGGCACGCCGTACCGCTGGATCGAGATGGTGCGGCACACGCTGAAGTCGCTCGGCCCCAAGGTCCTCGCCGACCGGATGGTGCGCGACTACGTCTACAAGCTCTACACCCCGGCCGCCACCAGCTCGCGGACCCTCAACGGCGACTACGCCGGCGCGCAGGAGCTCGCCGAGTGGAAGCAGCGCGTGCGGGGGGCGTGGGCCGGCGTGAGCATCGACCACGTCGAGTCCGAGGGCGTCACCGACGCCCCGGAGATGGGGCAGACCCTCGAGCTCAAGGTCTTCGCCTCGCTCGGCTCCCTGGAGCCCGACGACGTGGAGGTCCAGGTCGTGCACGGGCGCACCGGCAGCGACGACGAGCTCGTCGACGTCACGTCGGAGTCGCTCACGCTCACCGAGAGCTACGAGGCCGGCCGGCACCGCTTCGAGGGCAGCGTCCCGCTGACCTCCTCGGGCACCTTCGGCTACACGGTGCGGATCCTGCCGCGCAACGAGCACCTCGCCGGGCCGGCGGAGCTCGGCTGCGTGACCTACCCCTCCGCCTGACACACCGGAGACCGATCGGCTGACCGGCCGTCCCCGCCCACGACCGTGGCGGGGGCGGCCGGTTCCGTCGTCGCGGAACCTCGCGGAACCTCGCGGAACGTCGCGGGTCAGAGCTGGCGCAGCACGATCATCGAGCGGCCGCTGACCCGCAGCACGTCGCCGGCCTCGACCTTCTCGCCGGTCGGGTGGAAGGGGTCGGTGGAGAGCGCGACCTCGCCGACCTGCAGCCAGTCGTTGACCGGCACCACGACCTTGCCGTGCTCGGGCGGCGCGTGGAACCAGATCAGGAACGACGCGTCGCGGAGCCGCTCGCCGCGCGGCCCGGGTGCCCGGAGCGGATCGCCGGAGACGAACATGCCGAGCGTGTGCAGGCCCTCGTCGTACCAGTCCTGCTCGGCCATCTCGCGACCGTCGGGGTGGATCCAGGCCAGGTCCTTGGGGCCGCCGGGCACGGCGGGCCGACCCTCCAGGAAGTGCCGTTGCCGCAGCGCGGGGTGCTCGCGCCGCAGCCGCAGCGCGGTCTTGGTGATGTCGTAGAGGTCCAGCCAGGCGTCGTCGGGGCGCCAGTCCACCCACGACGTCTCGT
The DNA window shown above is from Nocardioides mesophilus and carries:
- the glgP gene encoding alpha-glucan family phosphorylase, which encodes MRELTEDMGTQNLDFGAALEVSRAGTVFTTHTPVPAGIDRFPRDLIAQYFGGENAQPGVPVDKILALGTEDYPGGDPSVFNMAVMGFRLSQRANGVSQLHGEVSRDMFGGLWPQFDRTERPIISITNGVHAPTWVAREIFDLVRAQGIKPGPDPDADSPEQVFEVADRVSGKEIWATKRILREHLVADARKRLAKSWRKRGAAPAELTWIDSALDPDVLTIGFARRVPSYKRLTLMLRDPDRLKRILLNPERPVQLVIAGKAHPADEGGKKLIQEIVRFADDPEVRHRIVFLPNYDIAMAQPLYPGCDVWLNNPLRPYEACGTSGMKAALNGGLNLSILDGWWDEWYDGNNGWAIPSADGIDDPDRRDDIEATALYDLIENEVAPRFYDHDDEGTPYRWIEMVRHTLKSLGPKVLADRMVRDYVYKLYTPAATSSRTLNGDYAGAQELAEWKQRVRGAWAGVSIDHVESEGVTDAPEMGQTLELKVFASLGSLEPDDVEVQVVHGRTGSDDELVDVTSESLTLTESYEAGRHRFEGSVPLTSSGTFGYTVRILPRNEHLAGPAELGCVTYPSA